AcacataaattaattaagaaaACACGAATGGTTTTGCTCGATTCATTGGCAAAGTTTTTTTATCGctgatttttattaaacataCAAATTACTTCAAATGTTTCAATGTTTTTCCATAAGTGTGTACAAGAGAGTAAATTATACAaactatatatgtacatacgcAAAAGTTACTTtcaaaatcataattaaaaactaaaattagaCTTTAAATCATGCAAGCGAATAAAATGAAGAAAAGTAATTATCCAGAAGCTAATGCTCTGGACTCCATAATTCGATTGGTTGTTTATTCCAAGGATGAAGTATTTTTCGAATGCAAACTCAAATGCAAAAACTACAActataaattacaaaataatattaaaaactaagATTGTGccatttaaaacaataaactaCAGTAAAGAAATGTTACCTGGTTCATGAGTGGTTGGTTGGATGGTTAtggaaatgaaacaaaaattgataaaagtATACTATAGTAAGTTTCATGGGATTAGTATCGACCTGGAAACTCGTCGGCCGGGAGCATTCTTACTTATCGAGAGGAAGCCGTTAAACTAAATTACTTTCTATCCTTTGAATCATTTGAATAATATGCAAATGCAAAATGATAAACAAGTGTTACTAGCTACATAAATGGTTGAGATTGGGTGGAGAGTAGGCTAACACTAAACTAAATCAAAATCAGATGGTcaacacacacaaaacacaaacGAAAGAGTGAGTTGTTCGTTgcttttgtatattttatattattaagtaCAAAGAATAGAGTATTGGATTAAACAGAGTGTGATAGAAGTGAGAAAGTAGGGAAAGTTGTGTGTGCAAGTGTAGGTTTGGTGATGTTTGTTAGCTTGTTGATAAATGAGTTTCTCCGCTGCTGGGTGTATAGCCTATGCTGGGGTGAATTAAATTCGAACTCAACTAAACCTCTAAAATTATAGTTTCGATCAGTTATCATCGTTTTTGATTAACTTGTGTGTGATAATAGTATTTAATCAACTCTTTGATTGAGCAAAATGTTTTCTCTTGCAGTTTGATTCAATTGCTTAATACTGCATTGCTGGATTTCTtcaatttatatattattttgggttaGTCGAGACTGCTGACAGATTCTTTGCTTTGCTCTCTTTGATTTTCTTTCAATATTTAGatgtaataattttttttataattttattttttagtattataatttatgttttttacgtttaatgttgttgttttttatgcactaaaaattatatatattaacgGCTACATTTAAACGCAATCACAATCGGtggttttttaatgttttcctttttgcTTCTATATCGCTTCGTAATTTATTCTTTTTGGTTTGAATTTTGTTTCTCTTCTCGCCTTCctttaaattgttttgttgCTTATATTGCTTAtgatttgttttatatttatatatatatatattagtgTTCTTGATCACGCCCTGCGAGCGTCTTAAATATAATACTTAATTTGCCTTCCGTGTGTCGGACTACTAACCAAGTCGAACTCAAAGGAAAACCAACTTCGGATGAGCGTTTCTGAGTGGGTGTGTGGGGGGTGTTCAATTGGGGCCATGAGTCTACAGCTAAGGGAGGTGGTGATCACCTACCCTTGGCTTGGGTTTGTGGGTGTTGGTGTTGTGTGTGAGAGTTGTGAGTTGAGTGTTTCATTCAAATTACCAAACGGAACCACCCCCGCCTTAGACGTACATGCCCATGCCGTACATGGTGCTCCAGTCGACGCCCTGGAAGCTGGACATGTCCACGTTGGCCAGGGCATAGTTGGAGTAGGCCGCGGGAttggcagcagcggcggcggcggcagcagcagcgttCAACGGATTTCCGGCCACGAGGGCCGCCTGTTGAGCAGCAGCGGCCAGGCTGTGAGCACCGGCAGCTCCGGCTCCATTGGCTGCATTGGCCGCCAGGGCAGCGGCCGCGGCTGCTGAATGGGCCTGCGAAGCGGGATTCGAGGCAACGGCTGAGTGGTGGCTCTGCGGCTGCTGGTGGGGCTGGCCGGCCGCCACGGCGTGAGTCTGCTGGtgatggtgctgctgctgttggtgggCAGCGGCGGCCACGCTCTGCGCCTGATGAGCCTGCATCAGGGCAGCATTGGCagtggcggcggtggcggggATCGAATAAGGAGCATACCTGTACAATAATATAAAACGTGTTAATAGGGGCTTCATTTTGGAAAGGTTTAAGAGCTCACCTGACACTATGCAGGGCTGTCTGCGGATATGTTGTCAGCAGCTTTCCAAAGCCCGTCTGATTGGCTGCCATCGTGGCGGCAGCGGCTGCGTTTTGTACTTGAAACGGATTCTGTGATATGAGAGCGGCCTGctgggcggcggcggcggctgccGGCGACTGCAACAGCTGTGTGGGAGTCTGCAACATGGCCAATGGATTCATGGTGGCGACGCCAGTGCCCCGAGCGCCTATCAGTTGGCCGGGAGCGGTAGGCAGCTGCACGCCCAGAGTGCCCAGCATGATACGCTTCTGCAGGAGCTGCGCGGCCGGAGTGACAGCCTCCTTGGGCTGGGCCTTCTTGCACTCGACCTTCTTGTTTTTGATAGTGTGGAAGTGGATCTCGCAGACGCGGTCCACCACGTCCTCGTTCTCGAAAGTGACGAAGCCGAAGCCGCGATGGCGCTTCGTCTGCTGGTCCATCAGCATCACGGTCTCCTCGACGGGGCCGAACTGGCTGAAGTAGGCCTTAACCTCCTCGGCGGAGGTGTCCTGGGAAACGCCGCCGACAAAGATCTTCTTGGTCTTGTTGGCCTGGCGAGGTCGGTTCTTTGGGGTGGCATGCTTTGGATCTATCTTCTTGCCGTCGAGGGTGTGGATGGGCACCTTGAGAACCTTCTGCACGGTGCAGGGTTCCTGGAATGTGATAAACCCAAAGCCGCGACTGCGCTGTTGGTGTTTCAACAGTTTTTTGGGGAAGAAAAATAAGAAGACACAAGATCAttagtgaggaaaggatactAGTTAGTGCTTGGGAGAGATTTCGGTTAGAGGTATCTAAGTCTAAGTTGCAAAGGTTGAATTATAAGAACTAAGATTAATAATCGTAAAATGTCCTACGAAACGTTAGCAAAAGTCCAACAAAGTAAGAACCAATTCGATCGGAACTCGATCATCCAcaagtatgtatataaaaggtatatatagatttatatatatttaaacacAGATACGGTATACAGTTTATATGCGTGTATGTAGATGGAATTTAATCGACTGATTGAGCGTGGCCTCTTAGCGCTGTTTGCTCGTCCAATTCTCCTTTTGGTTTCGTGAAGTAAACATAAAcgttttaaattcaaattcaaatccaaatccaaagaAGACAAAATGttttaactaaaaactaaGATTGATCTAAGTATACGTTTGCTTTGTTAACAGAATACCAATATTTATACGCAAGTATGTAGTTCGGTCGTTATATTGTCATAGAAACATTACGGAATATAGGCATTCAACGTATCCTGCATACTGGAATGGCAACCCTCTAGATCCCCTCTAGGATATGTATAAGTAGGTTCAGGATTCAGaggtatataatataatatatatatatatgtatatacaccAACGACTTTCTTGAAATGTATGCGGCAATTACATATGTGTGTGGGATAGAAAGATTTTAATTCATAAAAGTTACGTACAGTGCGTTCCGGTGATGTATAGATATttagcaaataaaaaaaggccaaataaaaactgaatataatattatataatttagTGATACAGAAACGCACTGTGTTTAAGATAGGTAAAGTAGAAAAGGTAGATATGCTCTAGATAATGCTCTAATAATGATCTATgcttttttaagtattttcgTTTTAGTTTAGAACCCCTTTGCCATACAATTGCATCTTAATAGTTACATACTTAAAAATTTGTACAAAGAATGAGTCGCGAATGCTTGATATTGATATTAATATTGATATTGTtctttcttaaaattaaacatatgTTACAGAAACGAGGTACACAGTTGTTGCTTAAGCCTAGGGCATATTCCAAATACAATTTACATGAAATAACTTTGGGGAAAAGTAGTTTAAAGCTATGAGACTACCTACCTAGTGATACATTCTATTTGTATTTCAGAGTCCTCAGATAGtcggatataaaaaaaaaaaagctttattGGGGGAGTTTTAAGAGTAAGTCTtcgaatttaaaataaaataataatcctTGAGGgggataaaataaaaatatcgaCAAATATTCGAACTACACAACtcaaaatgtatatatattttacctaTTTGGTATAAAGAATAAATGATAAAGCAGCAActaaacacacaaaacaaaatatattatatagcaTTGGTATATTGGTTACTTATGTAAGACTAACATTTACTGGTAGGGCTGGTTGGTAAATAAAGATATGTGTATGCTCATAATGCTAGCGCTAGGGTTCTTATTTATGTTATACAATCAATTCAACAGTTGCCAGGACGATTCTCGGTTGGCTCGTCTTACGCTAAAGTGGGGAGTGGGGATTGGAGTAGTATTATTGGAGTTGAACACGCCTCTTAACAGATGTTTGAATTGATATCTAGGTTCGATAATCGATAAGTGATTGATTTATtcgttagttttttttttgttttttgttgctttcgAGGCTTGCGTAAGCTGAATGCGTGGATTTTGGGTGAGAAACGCTAATAATTAAACCAAGTACACAATACGAAGTACGAGTACGAGTACGAGTACGATTAGAAGAACGAGTACATTCAATTAGAGATACGAGTACAATTATGCGGTTATATTTATTGCTCAGAATCATACGAAATACAAGAGTTACGATGCGccacttttaattttaatgctaAACGTTCGCTTTTTATACAGTTTCTCAAAGTACTTGGCGatttcttattttcttattttgtgtttttttttttggttgttgaaAAATGTACCTAAGCCGACGTCCGTTCATCATCCTGCCTGAGGTTGACATCTGCGGTTACCTGCGCCAGGTATTCGATGGGAGATCGCTCCTCTCGGGGCATCCAGCTTTGTCCTTGACTCTCGAGACAGTTCCTCACTTTCGGTTGTGGTTTTCGTTGGTTGTTAAAATTATGTTTGGTTTAGTTGGATCATAGAGTGTCTCTACGTATAGCTAGCTTTATAATTGATGGATATTGCTGCTTATAGACTACATTAGTACTTCCCCCCCGGTAGTACTCATCGCAAGGACCGTCTTCTCAACCAGAAGACAGTTGGTAAACCAGTTTCCTCCCGTTTCTGTTATTTTTCAACGTTCTTTTGTTTGCTTCTTGTATTTGTACTCTTTTTTTCCAGTCTTTGGGAGGAGGGGAAAACAAAAGGTGTTTGGTTCTGGCATCTGTGTGTGTCAGTGTTTGCTGGAGGGGCTAGGACAACCCCGAAGCCCGTTACTCGAATGATCTGACGAGAATACATACATAACTGCCCTATCATGCCAGTCGCAATTGCGCAATTGGCTCTTGGAATGGCACCCGGCAAAACTACCCCAGGCCGAGTCAGTCGTCTACTCGTTGTCCTGTGCCTGCTACGATGAACCCTAACTGCCGAACAGCTGCGCAGGAGCCAAAGACCAGGACGACTGGACGAACAATGCGGCGGCAGCTGCCGTTTTATTACCCAACGGCGCGCGCGCGCTCTTTTTCGATTGGGGAGCCACCTTGACATGCCTGTGTACTTAATTCAAACAggatatatggatatatggaTAGTATGCGCTTATCAAACGGACAAATTGCTGATTGCATTACCAAAAAACTCAATTTCCGTTGAAATAACTTCAGAAGGGAAGCCAAAGAAATTTGTCAACAGGAAGTTTGAGAAGGGAAAGGTGGAAGTAATGGGGCttccttaaaaaaagaaaccataTTCTAAATAATAGAATATgtcttaatattaataatattagtCTTAATctcttattttaaaattttaattaatccTTCTGCTGGAAATTGTAACCAGCATCTGGCAGGAATAAGGACAACTGATACACCCAGCATATACAAATCTTAACAAGGAAATTGGTTTTGAGTTCGCACCGTAGTTGATTACCCCCCTGCCCCCTGCTCTACATATTTGAAAACCTGATTACATTAAATTTTGGTTCGGTGCTCCGTCCTCTTCCGCCTCCTTCTCTCTCTTCTTGgtcgcttttgtttttggcacGTAGCCTTAGCCGAAAAGAAAAGAACTGTAATTCTAGACCGAGCCCCGGTATGTGCAGAAAGGAAAGTGAGGTGAGACGAAAGAGAAAGAGACGAATAGAGCGAGACGGCATGTGCAGGTGGCAGCTGTGCTGTGCCAAAGGTAAATCACAAAGAGGACGGACCAAAATCATAGTAGCTGTAAACCCGAAAAACTCCGAGCAAAGGTCAGGGGGATTATGAAGGAAGAGGAGGAGACCGGTACGGTTACGGTCGCAAGGTATACAATATAATGGGAATATAGGATGTCTGGTGCTTACCTGGGTGACGGGATCCTTCATGATGAGCACATCGGTGACAGTGCCGAACATGCCAAAGTATTCCTTCAGCTTGTCGGAGGATGTCTGCCAGCTGAGGCCCCCGACGAAGAGTTTTCCTGGGGCCGGATCGGAGCCACTGCCCCCGGTCAGGCTGGGTGTGGAGCGGCCCGAGGAACCGCTGTTGTTACTGCCACTCTGTTGGCCAACAACGCCGGCAGCGGTCTCCTCCTTGATCAGGGCCAGATCCTGCTTGAGCTCCTGCACAGCGCCGGGCTGCTCCTGGCCAGCCACGACGGCCGAGCCGGGAttctgtggctgctgctgagTGACCGCCTGTGACTGCTGGGCGGCGCTTTTGAGGACCGCAGCTGTGGTCAGGCCACTGCCGATGGTGGCCACGCCGTTGTTGGCCATGGAGGCCACCAGAGCCTGGTGCAAGTCCCGATTGTGGCGCGGGTCAATGAGGCCCgctgcagcggcggcggccGCGGCTGCTGCATTCTCCATCGGGTTGCTGCGGGCATAGAAAAAATTGTCAGCGGTGAGGGGCAGGTGGTCCCCGGCCGGGGTCGGTGGCGGTGGGGGCTGGTGGTGCAGCATGGTGGCGCCCTCCGTCAGCGCGTGCATTTCTccttttatttgaattttgatttCTTTCCAATCTACACCTCAACGCAAAATGTTTCTGGGCTTGCTTCCTTTGGGTTTAGGACTCGTTCGGTGGCTGAAACAAATTCTTGTCGTTTTCGCCTGTTTCTACGTTTCTGTCTACTGTCTCCTGTCTCGTttggttttgggttttcccttttttcggcaCTTGCTTTGACTACGAAGCTTCCACTATTCTTGCTGTTTgctatttgtttttgttgccaatGGCAATGCCCAAGGTAAGGTGTGTTTTTGAATGTTCTTTTGTTTGGAATTTCTGCAAAAATGTTCTTCCAACACGAAGCACGGGCactttatgtatttttatgtaattttgTTCGTGTACGCGGTTGCGACTGCGCAGTTTGAAGTGTGAGTAATGTCTGAAGGATAAAGGATTTTTCGTGTGTTAAGGTGAGCATGGAGGGAGAAAGAAGGACATTAGGGTTGCCTAAATACCCAAAAAGGGACTAATTTTCAGCAAATTTCCAAACACTACTTTCATATGGTGAACAATGGTGAGTTTGGAACATGGTGTTGCCAACTTGCTTATAGTCTGGAGGAGGTTACAAAAAGCGCCGGTAGTTGTCGCTTGTTATCGGGTTGCTCAACATTTTAAAATCTCTTCCGTTGGTTACcaacattttcaaaaataggAAAGGCCATAACACAagtgttattttatttttattttttgattacttgtgtggtttgaaaatatttgtcgCTATCGGAAATTGTCGCGTTAATTTCTTGATATAATTGTCTGAAGACTATCTTCTGGGTTCCATCCCACAGGCCGTGCCTATCATTGTGATTTCACTTCTGGCTTTCACCACCGAAGTGATATTCTGGTTCCTGATTGCCTTCAGCAGGCACGATGTGGACTACACGAAGAACTCTGCGCATTGTAGGATGGTAGAGACCCGTCAGGGAGTACATTATCCAGCTGAATACCGCAAGGTAAGTACATTTTTGACGTCCATTCAACAAACCTCCTGGATGAAGAACAATATCACTTTTCTGTGGCAGTTCCTACGGTTTCATCAGGAATGCAAAACTCCCAAAGGCTTAGTTCGTGCCTTTCAAGGCGATACCGCAGGACCCGATTGTAAGTTTCCCGCTGAAGATTTATAGATATTATTTCAAAGAAACCCAATCTTATGTCAGTGGAAACTTTATTCCTTTGCAGTCTCTGACGAAAAAAATAAGTCCGGGGAAGAAACTGAATTTAGTGGAAAGAAGTTGGCCGGTCATGCAGTTTTAACTGGAGCTGCCCTTGGCTTAGCTTCTGCCCTATGAGTCTGAACACTGTCAtgttttttgggaattttcaATCATAAGATCAGGTCCATTATGGATAAAAGATCATCAAGGAAAAGGATAAAACCTCAAGGAGCGTTCATATGCATTGGCGGTCGTATATGAAGTGGAACCCCATGTCCTTTAATCCCTAACCTATTTCGGTTGCTTGGTATGGATTCGGGAGAAATCGGATCAGCTTAGTCCTGCCGAATTCTCCAATCCATATGAATAGCAAACGTTGAGAACATCCGTGCCTCTATGACTATAATACCCATAGAACCTACTCCTCTGATTACAAACTCACTGAAAGTCTATGTCTGGtatgcaaaaaatattaaaattatccTTGGATCTTGAATAATTTCTCCATATTTTCAGCGCTTTTGCAACTAACCAAGAGTCCTAATCAAATAATACGCTGGAACCGTTTAAATAAAGTtatctttatatttataagaaaatcaaaaataaaaataaataaaattttaaagttaataaaaaattgagatttaaacttaataaactttgtttttctgtttggttTTTCTAAgatgtttttataaatttttcttttctttaaggggggaaatacaattaaaaatttatttttttcgaaaaatttttttttgtcttaatgTACTCTAAATATATCTGAGAATAAGCCTTTAAAAGCATAAAGCTGTCCGGTACCTATTTTCAAAGTAATACGCAATTTAGTGAGTGCGTGTCAGTggtaaactttagtgagtggtaaactttaaacgcttcTACTGAAAAGTCGTGTTTTCAAAGTCGCCGTGCAATGTACAGGTCAGAGATTTCATTTAAATCGAATGCGGTTTTTTGCTTTATGTTTGAAATGAAATTCTCCACAACATGAATTAAaggatttttcatatttatttgttataacatgtttttttgacgaacaaagtcgaaaaaaagtgtgttttttttaaacatttttttcaatttcaaattttttcatggaaaaaccatttttttacaTATGAAATAATTCATGTTGTGCGCTGTACCTCTAAGTTTAGTGCCCAgttgctgttttttgttttagacgTGATCCTGGGCCTGGAGACTGCACGGCGCAAAAGTTTATCCCCCAAAACACGACTCCACATTATTGATCATAAATGGGCttaattacaatatttttcgaaaaacttgactgatttttattgcccaataattttctaataacatgcaaaaagaatcgctaagattcattcaattccCTACTTGCATTTCACTCCCAAAGATAGGCCTCATTTTAGgccttttaattgtatttccccccttaagtaaaatatttgttcaCCTCATCCACAGGCAATCCCCATTATTGTGATAACGATCATAGGCACCATCGCTGAAATAGTAGCCTGGATAGTGATCGCTTGTACCCGACCCGATGTCTACTATACGAAAAATGCAGCCCGCATGGATCACCTAGAGACACGAACCGGAGTTTGGTATCATCCACCAGCCCCGGGCAAAGTAAGTTCTTaatatttaagctttaaaggatttccttaataaatttcgctttcatttttttgcagTGGAGAACCATAAACCAGAAATGGGATATGCCGCGCGGGGTGATCTTGGGTAGACAAGGCGATACCGCAGGACCTTCATGTAAGTATTAAATAGATTTTGTTTGGGAAATTCAATGAATCTTACAAGACTAAAATTATTCATTGAATTTGTGTTTAAGTTGTGAAAAGTTTTCAGCGCTTCCTAGTcagtttctattttattttctaccAATTGGAATTGTATCTGCATAGCTGGGAAACGTTGAAAATTTTGTACACATTCTAGCATATGGATGAGCCATAGctaatgtatttaaaaattttccacGCTTTCCAGTTCCAGAAAAGTCAGACAAAGATAAAAAATCTTCAGATGGGCCGGCGAGCGCTGCATTGGTTGCAGGACATGTGGCGGCCTCGGCTGTCGCTTTGGGCTTGGCTGCAGCATTAGCATAGAGCACGTTGTTTTCGGAAGCTAGTTTCCAATATTAGCAATTAGATAGTATTACCCAAAGGACACCCTTCTTTTTATCCTATCACCCACAGTTCAGAAGGATGGCAAGAAATAGTAACACAATCCAGAAAGAGctagaaaattttaaaaatcgaaTAATGAATTTGTACCTCACGGATGCCTGGATATGAGAATTGGATTCCTAACAACCAAAGTGCCGGAAGAAAACAATTTTCACCGATTATACCTTTGGATGGAGCCTCACCTCAGTGCCTCACTTAAGATGCAGTCTCCACGGAGTGTTAGACGTTAGGACTATATGCTCAGTGGGTAAGTTATTACTCCACAAGAGGCAAAGCTTATAGTAACCTATAACTTTCTCTTACAGTGATGAATTTGAACTCTGAACTGGGGGGATTGGAGATGTGCCTAAATTCTAAATTGGAAACTAGTTATTTATATAACTAGTCCCGCTCGTCTTTTAaggttttgttgtttattattttcaaatatattgtggtctataaaaagaaaacttttaaaactTTGTTCTTTACAACATTGGGGAGTGTGAACATTTTaggtggcgccatctatggttGAAGTAATGTATGTAGATATTTGTCTGGCGCTAAATGTGCATGTAAAAAGGATTTTTGCCGAGTTCTTTCGAATATTTTAGtatctttatttattattctttaaaaattagtgaataaaataaacaaaaatattataatataatacaaaaatctttttttttttatagaattgcattttaaaagataattttaaagaaatgtaAGTAAAAAACTATCCTTATTACCCCCGCCCATTTTGAAAAAGGCCACCAAAAAGCCCTCTAGCATGGAAGTCATGTTTctctaaataaaatatgtccTGCTGCACCTCTGTCTAGCTGTTGTAACCAAGTAAgacaaaataaataacttaCTTAGATATGAATATGTTTTGTTAATGCCGCGAGCAAATTGCTGTACCTTTTGTAAGGACCCCTCGTTCCACCCACCCGTTGTGGACTTCCTGGCCAAAATCTCACTTCCAGCGCGCATGCGCTCTAAAAAAACATCATTCAGGGGAGAATGAGCTCAAAAAAATATCCCTCGAAAAAAGAATTGGTTGGACAATTTTCGGTCTTAAATTGAGaccaggtttttttttctcctctcagcgtgggtgtgtgtgtaaaTGCGCAACTGTGTGCTAAATTGAACGCATGTGTGTGAGGGCAAAAAGAAATCGTGGCTGAGTTAAGTGCGTTATTGATTTTTGGCCCa
The Drosophila bipectinata strain 14024-0381.07 chromosome 3R, DbipHiC1v2, whole genome shotgun sequence DNA segment above includes these coding regions:
- the msi gene encoding uncharacterized protein msi isoform X1 yields the protein MLFENPAVPAKLPFPYNVPPPLQAAAAAAAAVPNLRFQTPIKAFACLTAATRSVSEMNATSLYVGNPMENAAAAAAAAAAGLIDPRHNRDLHQALVASMANNGVATIGSGLTTAAVLKSAAQQSQAVTQQQPQNPGSAVVAGQEQPGAVQELKQDLALIKEETAAGVVGQQSGSNNSGSSGRSTPSLTGGSGSDPAPGKLFVGGLSWQTSSDKLKEYFGMFGTVTDVLIMKDPVTQRSRGFGFITFQEPCTVQKVLKVPIHTLDGKKIDPKHATPKNRPRQANKTKKIFVGGVSQDTSAEEVKAYFSQFGPVEETVMLMDQQTKRHRGFGFVTFENEDVVDRVCEIHFHTIKNKKVECKKAQPKEAVTPAAQLLQKRIMLGTLGVQLPTAPGQLIGARGTGVATMNPLAMLQTPTQLLQSPAAAAAAQQAALISQNPFQVQNAAAAATMAANQTGFGKLLTTYPQTALHSVRYAPYSIPATAATANAALMQAHQAQSVAAAAHQQQQHHHQQTHAVAAGQPHQQPQSHHSAVASNPASQAHSAAAAAALAANAANGAGAAGAHSLAAAAQQAALVAGNPLNAAAAAAAAAANPAAYSNYALANVDMSSFQGVDWSTMYGMGMYV
- the msi gene encoding uncharacterized protein msi isoform X3, translating into MLFENPAVPAKLPFPYNVPPPLQAAAAAAAAVPNLRSVSEMNATSLYVGNPMENAAAAAAAAAAGLIDPRHNRDLHQALVASMANNGVATIGSGLTTAAVLKSAAQQSQAVTQQQPQNPGSAVVAGQEQPGAVQELKQDLALIKEETAAGVVGQQSGSNNSGSSGRSTPSLTGGSGSDPAPGKLFVGGLSWQTSSDKLKEYFGMFGTVTDVLIMKDPVTQRSRGFGFITFQEPCTVQKVLKVPIHTLDGKKIDPKHATPKNRPRQANKTKKIFVGGVSQDTSAEEVKAYFSQFGPVEETVMLMDQQTKRHRGFGFVTFENEDVVDRVCEIHFHTIKNKKVECKKAQPKEAVTPAAQLLQKRIMLGTLGVQLPTAPGQLIGARGTGVATMNPLAMLQTPTQLLQSPAAAAAAQQAALISQNPFQVQNAAAAATMAANQTGFGKLLTTYPQTALHSVRYAPYSIPATAATANAALMQAHQAQSVAAAAHQQQQHHHQQTHAVAAGQPHQQPQSHHSAVASNPASQAHSAAAAAALAANAANGAGAAGAHSLAAAAQQAALVAGNPLNAAAAAAAAAANPAAYSNYALANVDMSSFQGVDWSTMYGMGMYV
- the msi gene encoding uncharacterized protein msi isoform X4, which translates into the protein MLFENPAVPAKLPFPYNVPPPLQAAAAAAAAVPNLSNPMENAAAAAAAAAAGLIDPRHNRDLHQALVASMANNGVATIGSGLTTAAVLKSAAQQSQAVTQQQPQNPGSAVVAGQEQPGAVQELKQDLALIKEETAAGVVGQQSGSNNSGSSGRSTPSLTGGSGSDPAPGKLFVGGLSWQTSSDKLKEYFGMFGTVTDVLIMKDPVTQRSRGFGFITFQEPCTVQKVLKVPIHTLDGKKIDPKHATPKNRPRQANKTKKIFVGGVSQDTSAEEVKAYFSQFGPVEETVMLMDQQTKRHRGFGFVTFENEDVVDRVCEIHFHTIKNKKVECKKAQPKEAVTPAAQLLQKRIMLGTLGVQLPTAPGQLIGARGTGVATMNPLAMLQTPTQLLQSPAAAAAAQQAALISQNPFQVQNAAAAATMAANQTGFGKLLTTYPQTALHSVRYAPYSIPATAATANAALMQAHQAQSVAAAAHQQQQHHHQQTHAVAAGQPHQQPQSHHSAVASNPASQAHSAAAAAALAANAANGAGAAGAHSLAAAAQQAALVAGNPLNAAAAAAAAAANPAAYSNYALANVDMSSFQGVDWSTMYGMGMYV
- the msi gene encoding uncharacterized protein msi isoform X2 gives rise to the protein MLFENPAVPAKLPFPYNVPPPLQAAAAAAAAVPNLRFQTPIKAFACLTAATSNPMENAAAAAAAAAAGLIDPRHNRDLHQALVASMANNGVATIGSGLTTAAVLKSAAQQSQAVTQQQPQNPGSAVVAGQEQPGAVQELKQDLALIKEETAAGVVGQQSGSNNSGSSGRSTPSLTGGSGSDPAPGKLFVGGLSWQTSSDKLKEYFGMFGTVTDVLIMKDPVTQRSRGFGFITFQEPCTVQKVLKVPIHTLDGKKIDPKHATPKNRPRQANKTKKIFVGGVSQDTSAEEVKAYFSQFGPVEETVMLMDQQTKRHRGFGFVTFENEDVVDRVCEIHFHTIKNKKVECKKAQPKEAVTPAAQLLQKRIMLGTLGVQLPTAPGQLIGARGTGVATMNPLAMLQTPTQLLQSPAAAAAAQQAALISQNPFQVQNAAAAATMAANQTGFGKLLTTYPQTALHSVRYAPYSIPATAATANAALMQAHQAQSVAAAAHQQQQHHHQQTHAVAAGQPHQQPQSHHSAVASNPASQAHSAAAAAALAANAANGAGAAGAHSLAAAAQQAALVAGNPLNAAAAAAAAAANPAAYSNYALANVDMSSFQGVDWSTMYGMGMYV
- the ymp gene encoding uncharacterized protein ymp isoform X4, which produces MALRLMTVAFRRRAPLLAVPRAMIARPPMVRTYFVRKNLTPFFDRPSIIFSKDAVMHHWGAVPIIVISLLAFTTEVIFWFLIAFSRHDVDYTKNSAHCRMVETRQGVHYPAEYRKFLRFHQECKTPKGLVRAFQGDTAGPDLETLFLCSL
- the ymp gene encoding uncharacterized protein ymp isoform X2 — its product is MALRLMTVAFRRRAPLLAVPRAMIARPPMVRTYFVRKNLTPFFDRPSIIFSKDAVMHHWGAVPIIVISLLAFTTEVIFWFLIAFSRHDVDYTKNSAHCRMVETRQGVHYPAEYRKFLRFHQECKTPKGLVRAFQGDTAGPDFSDEKNKSGEETEFSGKKLAGHAVLTGAALGLASAL
- the ymp gene encoding uncharacterized protein ymp isoform X1, with the protein product MALRLMTVAFRRRAPLLAVPRAMIARPPMVRTYFVRKNLTPFFDRPSIIFSKDAVMHHWGAIPIIVITIIGTIAEIVAWIVIACTRPDVYYTKNAARMDHLETRTGVWYHPPAPGKWRTINQKWDMPRGVILGRQGDTAGPSFPEKSDKDKKSSDGPASAALVAGHVAASAVALGLAAALA
- the ymp gene encoding uncharacterized protein ymp isoform X3, whose product is MIARPPMVRTYFVRKNLTPFFDRPSIIFSKDAVMHHWGAIPIIVITIIGTIAEIVAWIVIACTRPDVYYTKNAARMDHLETRTGVWYHPPAPGKWRTINQKWDMPRGVILGRQGDTAGPSFPEKSDKDKKSSDGPASAALVAGHVAASAVALGLAAALA
- the ymp gene encoding uncharacterized protein ymp isoform X5, translated to MALRLMTVAFRRRAPLLAVPRAMIARPPMVRTYFVRKNLTPFFDRPSIIFSKDAVMHHWGAIPIIVITIIGTIAEIVAWIVIACTRPDVYYTKNAARMDHLETRTGVWYHPPAPGKWRTINQKWDMPRGVILGRQGDTAGPSFQKDGKK